Proteins encoded within one genomic window of Tamandua tetradactyla isolate mTamTet1 chromosome 11, mTamTet1.pri, whole genome shotgun sequence:
- the C2CD4C gene encoding C2 calcium-dependent domain-containing protein 4C, producing the protein MRKTNMWFLERLRGSGENGGARGAGGEAGDKASKGPLYSNVLTPDKIPDFFIPPKLPAGAPEAEGPAEPGASASEQPPASPPRRAPRSPRLPAKLAAESRSLLKAATRHVIQIESAEDWPADEAATLADPQAQGAMALPSVPKAQTSYGFATLAESPHTRRKESLFHSEHGALAQVGSPGAGRRRARAKANGGDGGTLMSPGRGFSGGESDTGSSAESSPFGSPLLSRSVSLLKGFAQDGQAKVSQLRHSVGRHGSLSADDSTPDTSPGARRRLARRATPEPGPESGPSRAEHAVGVGPRGSVRLLAEYEAAQARLRVRLLAAEGLYDRLWDARSINCCVGLCLVPGKLQKQRSTVIKHSRRPVFNEDFFFVGLAPASARKLALRIKVVNKGSLKRDTLLGEKELPLTSLVPLL; encoded by the coding sequence ATGAGAAAAACCAACATGTGGTTCCTGGAGCGGCTCCGGGGCTCGGGGGAGAATGGCGGCGCCCGGGGTGCGGGGGGCGAGGCCGGGGACAAGGCCTCCAAGGGGCCCCTGTACAGCAACGTGCTCACGCCGGACAAAATCCCCGACTTCTTCATCCCGCCCAAGCTGCCCGCGGGCGCCCCCGAGGCCGAGGGGCCGGCCGAGCCGGGCGCGTCCGCGTCGGAGCAGCCCCCGGCCTCGCCCCCGCGCCGCGCGCCCCGCAGCCCCCGGCTGCCAGCCAAGCTGGCGGCCGAGAGCCGGAGCCTGCTGAAGGCGGCCACGCGCCACGTGATTCAGATTGAGAGCGCCGAGGACTGGCCGGCCGACGAGGCGGCCACCCTCGCCGACCCCCAGGCCCAAGGCGCCATGGCCCTGCCGTCGGTGCCCAAGGCCCAGACGTCCTACGGCTTCGCCACGCTGGCCGAGAGCCCGCACACGCGGCGCAAGGAGTCCCTGTTCCACAGCGAGCACGGCGCGCTGGCGCAGGTGGGCTCCCCGGGCGCGGGGCGGCGGCGGGCGCGCGCCAAGGCCAACGGGGGCGACGGGGGCACCCTCATGAGCCCCGGCCGCGGCTTCAGCGGCGGCGAGAGCGACACGGGGTCGTCGGCCGAGTCGTCCCCGTTCGGGTCGCCGCTGCTGTCCCGCTCCGTGTCGCTGCTCAAGGGCTTCGCCCAGGACGGCCAGGCCAAGGTGAGCCAGCTCCGGCACTCGGTGGGTCGCCACGGCTCCCTGTCTGCCGACGACAGCACGCCGGACACCAGCCCCGGCGCCCGGCGCCGCCTGGCCCGCAGGGCCACCCCAGAGCCGGGCCCAGAGTCGGGCCCGTCCCGTGCAGAGCACGCGGTGGGCGTGGGCCCGCGGGGCAGCGTGCGGCTGCTGGCTGAGTACGAGGCGGCCCAGGCCCGCCTGCGCGTGCGGCTGCTGGCCGCCGAGGGCCTCTACGACCGGCTGTGGGACGCCCGCAGCATCAACTGCTGCGTGGGCCTGTGCCTGGTGCCCGGCAAGTTGCAGAAGCAGCGCAGCACCGTCATCAAGCACAGCCGCCGCCCCGTCTTCAACGAGGACTTCTTCTTCGTCGGCCTGGCCCCCGCCAGCGCCCGCAAACTCGCCCTCCGGATCAAGGTGGTTAACAAGGGCAGCCTCAAGCGGGACACGCTGCTGGGGGAGAAGGAGCTGCCCCTGACCTCCCTGGTGCCCCTCCTGTAA